CATCTGTTACAACTTTTGACGAGCCTCAACAGTACACAAAACAAATTGACAAAAGATATGGCAAGGGCAAAAACTATCTGTACTcagtttaaataattatttatttaaatttttatactgtaCATGATCTGGTTATTCATAGAATGTATgatttaaatattgtttcaacGGTTCCGAATTTCTATGTGTTGATAAGGAGACTAGCTTGACGGCTTGGCTCGAATTAGTGGATATCATACACTGATTGAAGAGCCAACTCTGGCTTGTCGTAACCCATTTCCTCAGGTGTGTTGATACCCAGCTCCTCCAATGTGGGCTTAATATTCTCAAGTAGATATGGATAAATCTCACCCACTTTGGGACCACATTTATCCTTTATAGATTCTAGATATCTTACTGCTAAGGCAAAATCGTTGAGCCTTCGGCAAGCCTTTAACGCAGCACAGATGATTTTTGGCTCAGGGATGAGATCCATACCTGAAAAAAGATTGTGAATATGAACTTTCGAAGGCAGTAAACCAGTAAGTGGTTTTTTCTTACTATTAAATATCACTCTGAAACTTCCGAACTGCACTAGAAACCTTGCCAAAATTGCAATACA
The Neodiprion fabricii isolate iyNeoFabr1 chromosome 1, iyNeoFabr1.1, whole genome shotgun sequence DNA segment above includes these coding regions:
- the LOC124183521 gene encoding cytochrome c oxidase subunit 5A, mitochondrial translates to MLRIVAGRVGSAMRSSLVPRAATAGLQNSRASHGGPQESDEEFDARYEAFFNRPDIDGWEIRKAMNDLAGMDLIPEPKIICAALKACRRLNDFALAVRYLESIKDKCGPKVGEIYPYLLENIKPTLEELGINTPEEMGYDKPELALQSVYDIH